One window of Agrobacterium vitis genomic DNA carries:
- a CDS encoding flavodoxin family protein, which produces MPLKVLALNGTLKSSDSSEDSSTGKLLELIALEFKKLGVETETVQLADHNIKPGVTSDEGEGDEWPTIRTKVLEADILLMGTPIWLGQPTSVCKRALERMDAFLEETDDQGRMVSYGKVAAVAVVGNEDGAHHISAELFQALNDVGFTIPANAVAYWVGEAMGSTNFVDLKETPETVQTMISMLARNTAHLAGLLQQSQYPGEEE; this is translated from the coding sequence ATGCCCCTCAAAGTTCTGGCCCTCAACGGCACGCTCAAGTCGTCAGACTCATCGGAGGATTCCTCAACCGGCAAATTGCTCGAGTTAATCGCCCTGGAATTCAAGAAGCTCGGGGTTGAAACCGAAACCGTCCAGCTGGCAGACCACAATATCAAGCCGGGCGTGACGTCCGATGAAGGAGAGGGGGACGAATGGCCGACGATCCGTACAAAAGTGCTCGAAGCCGATATCTTGCTGATGGGAACACCGATTTGGCTCGGTCAGCCCACAAGCGTTTGCAAGCGGGCGCTCGAACGGATGGACGCCTTTCTGGAGGAGACTGACGATCAAGGCCGGATGGTTTCCTACGGCAAGGTTGCCGCTGTCGCCGTGGTCGGAAACGAGGATGGAGCTCATCATATTTCAGCGGAGTTGTTTCAGGCGCTCAATGACGTCGGCTTCACCATTCCAGCAAACGCCGTGGCCTACTGGGTTGGCGAGGCGATGGGTTCGACGAACTTTGTTGATTTGAAAGAGACGCCCGAAACCGTTCAGACGATGATATCCATGCTCGCGCGAAACACGGCACACCTCGCCGGTTTGCTGCAGCAATCGCAATATCCGGGCGAAGAGGAATAG
- a CDS encoding Ku protein: MATRRPYWRGYLKLSLVTCPVAMTPATSESEKVRFHTLNKNTGNRVLSQYVDSVSGKPVKDDHLAKGYERGENDYVILTDKELESVELETVRTIDIEKFVPRGSIEWVYLETPFYLTANDKIGDEAFAVIRQAMEAEDVVGVSRVVLGRRERAVVLEPRGEGIVVWALRFGDEVRPENEYFTDIEKDSYAKGVSAIEKVIKKRLKDWSPEMVSDPIQESLLKLIAAKKKAKKPSKAKASKEDGEEKSNVVNIMDALKKSVAKELKSRKAG; encoded by the coding sequence ATGGCAACACGTCGCCCATATTGGAGAGGCTATCTCAAGCTTTCACTCGTTACCTGCCCCGTCGCAATGACCCCGGCGACATCTGAGTCCGAGAAAGTTCGCTTCCACACACTCAACAAAAACACCGGCAATCGAGTTCTCTCCCAGTATGTGGACAGTGTCTCCGGCAAGCCAGTGAAGGACGATCACCTGGCGAAGGGCTACGAGCGGGGTGAGAACGATTACGTCATCTTGACCGACAAAGAGCTGGAATCCGTCGAGCTGGAGACGGTCCGCACGATTGACATCGAGAAGTTCGTGCCGCGCGGAAGCATTGAATGGGTCTATCTAGAGACCCCTTTTTACCTCACCGCAAATGACAAGATAGGTGATGAGGCCTTCGCTGTGATCCGGCAGGCTATGGAGGCGGAGGACGTTGTTGGAGTATCTCGTGTCGTCCTGGGCCGCCGCGAACGCGCCGTTGTGCTTGAACCACGCGGCGAAGGCATCGTCGTTTGGGCCCTTCGCTTCGGCGACGAAGTCCGCCCGGAGAATGAATATTTCACCGATATCGAAAAGGATTCGTATGCGAAAGGCGTATCGGCGATCGAGAAAGTCATCAAAAAACGCCTAAAAGACTGGTCACCCGAGATGGTGTCTGATCCGATCCAGGAAAGCTTGCTGAAGCTAATAGCGGCTAAGAAGAAGGCAAAGAAGCCCAGCAAGGCCAAGGCTTCGAAGGAAGATGGCGAGGAAAAGAGCAACGTCGTGAACATTATGGACGCGTTGAAGAAGTCGGTGGCCAAGGAGCTAAAGTCAAGAAAGGCTGGCTGA
- a CDS encoding Ku protein yields the protein MVAHRAQWKGHLKIGDLSCAVGLYTAASTSDRISFHMINESTGNRLKREFIDNETEEIVERDQQVKGFETGNGDYIMIDPEDIAAVVPDSDKMLEAEAFIPCGKIDDVYFDKPYYLVPVDDVDQDAFISIRDALRKTSATAIARTVLFRRMRTVLIRAHGKGLIATTLKFDYEVRSPTEAFKDVVKIKVKAEMLDLAKHIINTKKGDFEPAKFDDRYEDALAALLKAKSEGKALPKPKPIKVSKPNDLFKALRDSAGLDKRSEKKPKAANANSGKKATASKSTKSRAKQTQKKAS from the coding sequence ATGGTAGCACATCGCGCTCAATGGAAGGGTCATCTGAAGATCGGGGATCTCAGCTGTGCGGTTGGCCTTTACACCGCTGCTTCGACTTCCGACCGGATCAGCTTTCATATGATAAACGAGAGCACCGGAAACCGCTTAAAACGTGAATTTATCGACAACGAGACCGAAGAGATCGTGGAACGCGACCAACAGGTGAAGGGCTTCGAGACCGGCAACGGCGACTATATCATGATCGATCCCGAGGACATCGCGGCGGTCGTGCCTGACTCCGACAAGATGCTCGAAGCCGAAGCTTTTATTCCCTGCGGCAAGATCGATGACGTCTATTTTGACAAACCTTATTATCTGGTGCCGGTCGATGATGTGGATCAAGATGCCTTTATCAGCATCCGGGATGCCCTTCGTAAAACAAGTGCCACGGCCATCGCCCGGACGGTTTTATTCCGCAGGATGCGGACTGTCCTGATCAGGGCTCACGGCAAGGGTCTCATCGCAACCACTCTCAAATTCGACTATGAAGTCCGCTCTCCCACGGAAGCCTTCAAAGACGTGGTGAAGATCAAGGTCAAAGCCGAAATGCTCGATCTGGCCAAGCACATCATCAATACGAAGAAGGGGGACTTCGAGCCAGCGAAGTTCGATGACCGGTACGAGGATGCACTTGCCGCGCTGCTGAAGGCGAAGTCGGAAGGCAAGGCCCTTCCGAAGCCGAAGCCCATCAAGGTTTCCAAACCAAACGACTTGTTCAAGGCGCTGCGAGACAGCGCCGGGCTGGATAAGCGTTCGGAGAAGAAGCCGAAGGCCGCCAATGCCAATTCAGGAAAGAAGGCGACCGCATCCAAGTCCACCAAGAGCCGGGCGAAGCAGACACAGAAGAAAGCGAGTTGA
- a CDS encoding cupin domain-containing protein: MNVEKVIFQQSEWVPNNQRLPVLIYQAALTEAGSSGFEAAFSGNGWTGIWRDGVFDYHHYHTGAHEVLGVGSGSATLLLGGPDGREFKVSKGDCLILPAGTGHRNLGSSPDFQVVGAYPKDQHADIQTLAATAEMQEKISSLPVPDMDALYGSTGGLVEIWR; this comes from the coding sequence ATGAACGTCGAGAAAGTCATTTTCCAGCAAAGTGAATGGGTGCCGAACAATCAGCGGCTACCAGTCCTGATCTATCAAGCGGCTTTGACGGAGGCCGGGTCATCCGGGTTCGAGGCTGCGTTCTCCGGGAATGGCTGGACCGGAATTTGGCGAGACGGCGTTTTCGATTATCATCACTACCATACTGGTGCTCATGAGGTGCTTGGAGTGGGAAGCGGTAGCGCTACACTCCTTCTCGGTGGTCCCGATGGCCGAGAATTCAAAGTTTCCAAAGGGGATTGCCTCATCTTGCCGGCTGGAACAGGCCATCGAAACTTGGGGTCGTCGCCAGACTTCCAGGTCGTGGGCGCTTACCCGAAGGACCAGCACGCTGATATTCAGACGTTGGCGGCAACGGCAGAGATGCAAGAGAAAATCTCGTCACTGCCAGTGCCTGACATGGACGCTCTGTATGGCTCAACCGGCGGCTTGGTGGAAATATGGCGATGA
- a CDS encoding type II toxin-antitoxin system HicB family antitoxin — protein sequence MQFTYRASFKSDPDGGFVVTFADVPEAITAGDDMKKAAANAKEALGLALRGIIQEGRPLPAPVATEGHPIAVEADVAAKLALIQAFREAGISKTELGRRIGKSENEARRLLDPDHASKIGVMADALAALGREIVVSVREAA from the coding sequence ATGCAATTTACCTATAGAGCCTCTTTCAAGAGCGATCCAGACGGCGGTTTCGTCGTTACCTTTGCGGACGTGCCGGAAGCCATCACCGCCGGCGACGACATGAAGAAAGCCGCAGCCAACGCAAAGGAGGCCCTCGGGCTTGCCTTGCGCGGCATCATTCAGGAAGGGCGCCCCCTTCCCGCCCCCGTCGCCACCGAAGGCCACCCGATTGCCGTCGAGGCGGATGTAGCTGCCAAGCTTGCCCTTATCCAGGCATTCCGTGAGGCTGGAATATCAAAGACGGAGCTGGGGCGTCGGATCGGCAAATCCGAGAACGAAGCCCGGCGCCTCCTGGACCCCGACCACGCTTCCAAGATCGGCGTCATGGCCGACGCCCTTGCAGCCCTTGGACGCGAGATCGTGGTATCTGTCCGTGAGGCGGCATAA